A section of the SAR202 cluster bacterium genome encodes:
- a CDS encoding HYR domain-containing protein, which yields MSRRLKLLTSIVFILLLAAIPALVAADQQLVDNDLASPGNQNIVNVSAPQGAAVNTSGRIVVNLQGSKHLVPGSSVTFVDADGGQTTIPAPYSVSNVALNVPANWGSGSNQFSGVSNISFTAPMTVGLHSYTVKWRASSSSCQPDNRGRPVSDCLTGAPALVINLTVLDITPPVLDLPADVVVEATGPAGAAVSYSVTASDNADPSPVVDCNPPSGSVFPLGDTTVDCTATDASGNSSNGSFTLHVVDTTPPTVTLTPDRGPDHNGWYNHSVHFTVSSVDLVGVASCDPDFDYTGPDGSAASVSASCTDTSGNVGSVSYGFMYDATAPTGVSGVASRAPNHNGWYNHSVGISFTGSDATSGIDSCSSTTYSGPDGSPASVPGSCTDKAGNTANSFFHIFYDVTPPVITISGVSNGATYTLGAVPTASYTCTDATSGVATSSASTSGGNANGVGAFTYSVGCSDKAGNSASKAVSYSVVYAFSGFLQPISAPVQTFKAGSTIPVKFKLTNAAGISIGTAVASVSVNGGPSLGAARYDASAGQYIFNLSTKGIAAGSLTITITLDDGTTRSVTVTLKP from the coding sequence ATGTCCCGCAGGCTGAAGCTCCTCACCTCCATCGTCTTCATCCTCCTCCTCGCCGCCATTCCTGCCCTCGTTGCCGCCGACCAGCAGCTCGTCGACAACGACTTGGCTAGTCCAGGTAACCAAAACATCGTTAACGTTTCCGCGCCTCAAGGCGCTGCGGTCAACACAAGTGGCCGCATTGTCGTCAACTTGCAAGGCAGCAAACACCTTGTTCCAGGAAGCTCGGTAACCTTTGTTGACGCCGATGGCGGCCAGACCACTATCCCCGCCCCTTATAGCGTCTCCAACGTCGCCCTGAACGTGCCTGCTAACTGGGGCAGCGGCTCCAATCAGTTCTCCGGCGTCTCCAATATCTCTTTTACCGCTCCCATGACTGTGGGCTTGCACTCGTACACTGTCAAGTGGAGGGCCTCAAGCTCTTCCTGCCAGCCGGATAATAGGGGTAGGCCTGTCAGTGACTGTCTCACGGGCGCTCCTGCCCTGGTGATCAACCTCACCGTTCTGGACATCACCCCTCCCGTGTTGGACCTGCCCGCCGACGTCGTCGTTGAGGCCACAGGGCCCGCAGGTGCTGCCGTCTCCTACTCCGTCACCGCCTCAGACAACGCCGACCCGTCACCCGTCGTTGACTGTAACCCGCCCTCCGGTTCCGTCTTCCCCCTAGGCGACACCACCGTTGACTGCACCGCCACCGACGCCTCGGGCAACTCGTCCAACGGTTCCTTCACTCTCCATGTCGTGGACACCACGCCACCTACTGTTACCCTAACGCCCGACCGTGGCCCTGACCACAACGGTTGGTATAACCACAGCGTTCATTTCACAGTCTCCAGCGTCGACTTGGTCGGTGTAGCCTCCTGCGACCCCGACTTCGACTACACCGGCCCCGACGGCTCCGCAGCCTCCGTCTCCGCTAGCTGCACTGATACCTCCGGCAACGTTGGTTCTGTCTCCTACGGCTTCATGTACGACGCTACCGCTCCCACCGGCGTCTCCGGCGTCGCCAGCCGCGCTCCCAACCATAATGGCTGGTACAACCACTCCGTAGGCATCTCCTTTACCGGCTCCGACGCCACCTCCGGCATCGATTCCTGCTCCTCCACCACCTACTCCGGGCCCGATGGCAGCCCAGCCTCGGTGCCGGGGTCCTGCACTGATAAAGCGGGCAACACGGCCAACTCCTTCTTTCACATCTTCTACGACGTCACGCCGCCTGTCATCACAATTAGCGGCGTCTCCAACGGCGCCACTTATACCCTCGGCGCCGTGCCCACCGCCTCCTACACCTGCACTGACGCTACTTCCGGCGTCGCAACCTCCTCCGCCTCCACCTCTGGCGGCAATGCCAATGGCGTCGGCGCCTTCACCTATTCCGTCGGCTGCAGCGACAAGGCCGGCAACTCTGCCAGCAAGGCCGTCAGCTACTCAGTGGTCTACGCCTTCAGCGGTTTCCTCCAGCCCATTTCAGCCCCTGTCCAGACCTTCAAGGCTGGTTCCACCATTCCGGTTAAGTTCAAGCTCACCAACGCTGCCGGCATCTCCATCGGCACCGCCGTCGCCTCCGTCTCCGTTAACGGCGGCCCGTCCCTGGGCGCCGCCCGCTACGACGCCTCCGCTGGCCAGTACATCTTTAACCTCAGCACCAAGGGCATCGCCGCCGGCTCCCTTACCATCACCATAACCCTTGACGACGGCACTACCCGCAGTGTCACTGTCACCCTCAAACCCTAA
- a CDS encoding DNA repair exonuclease, with protein MQPRPKLTLIHTSDIHIGSERPEESRRGFDAVLQAVRDTSAHALLIAGDLFDSSRAPADEVAYALEALRALHRPVILLPGNHDTLLTAPGAAPVPLPPNTTILRHPQGQTVHFPDLGLHIWGKPVADHTPDFRPLGGLPPRNGHGWFVAMAHGLAADDKYLEGRSSPITYRELADADCDYIALGHVHIFRDLTRGRAPAFYPGSPSESTAPSVAHITLDHEHGVQVQPILFHL; from the coding sequence ATGCAGCCACGCCCTAAACTCACCCTAATCCACACGTCCGACATTCACATCGGCAGCGAACGCCCCGAGGAGTCCCGCCGCGGCTTCGACGCCGTCCTCCAGGCCGTCCGCGACACCAGCGCCCACGCCCTCCTCATCGCCGGCGACCTCTTCGACTCCTCCCGCGCCCCCGCCGACGAAGTCGCCTACGCCCTCGAGGCCCTTCGCGCCCTCCACCGGCCCGTCATCCTCCTCCCCGGCAATCATGACACCCTCCTCACCGCTCCCGGGGCCGCCCCTGTCCCCCTTCCGCCCAACACCACCATCCTCCGCCACCCCCAGGGCCAGACCGTCCATTTCCCTGACCTCGGCCTCCACATATGGGGCAAGCCCGTCGCCGACCATACCCCCGACTTCCGACCCCTCGGCGGCCTCCCGCCCCGAAACGGCCACGGCTGGTTCGTCGCCATGGCCCACGGCCTCGCCGCCGATGATAAGTACCTGGAAGGCCGCTCCTCCCCCATCACCTATCGCGAGCTCGCCGATGCGGACTGCGACTACATCGCCCTCGGCCACGTCCACATCTTCCGGGACCTCACCCGGGGCCGCGCCCCCGCCTTCTACCCCGGCTCCCCCTCCGAATCTACCGCGCCGTCGGTTGCCCATATCACTCTTGACCACGAGCACGGTGTCCAGGTTCAGCCCATCCTTTTCCACCTGTAG